The following proteins are co-located in the Candidatus Accumulibacter cognatus genome:
- a CDS encoding dihydroorotase produces the protein MNEQPLHIRNALLIDPKNGLDACLDLFIANGRIAAIGQPPAGFPAARQIDAEGLIACPGLVDLSARLGSIEPELAAAVAGGVTSLACPPDTKPPLDEPGLVERLVRRSETLGLARVYPIGALTQQLAGERLAEMNSLSRAGCIGFSQAKHPIVDTQLLMRAMQYAATFGYHVRLWPQDQFLAREGVAHDGEVASRLGLTGIPVSAETVAISTALQLAEQTGVRLHLSRLSSAAGVALIQAAKRNGMQVSCDVSIHHLHLSEMDIGYFDSNARFDPPLRASSDRDALRVAVRDGLAAICSDHTPIDADGKQLPFAEALPGATGLELLLPLTLRWAKHAKLPLVLALARITCDPAAILGIEAGSLAMGSAADICLFDPAESWIVTPEALRSQGKNTPFLGYEVSGRTRMTLVGGRIVFEA, from the coding sequence ATGAACGAGCAACCCCTCCACATCCGGAATGCCCTTCTGATCGACCCGAAAAACGGTCTGGATGCCTGTCTCGATCTGTTCATTGCCAACGGACGTATTGCTGCGATCGGCCAGCCGCCGGCAGGCTTCCCTGCCGCACGTCAGATCGACGCCGAGGGGCTGATCGCCTGCCCTGGTCTGGTCGACCTGTCAGCGCGCCTGGGCAGCATCGAACCTGAACTTGCCGCGGCGGTCGCCGGTGGCGTGACCTCTCTTGCCTGCCCGCCCGACACCAAACCGCCACTCGATGAACCAGGTCTCGTTGAGCGCCTCGTCCGGCGCAGCGAAACGCTTGGTCTGGCGCGGGTCTATCCGATCGGCGCGCTGACTCAGCAACTGGCAGGCGAAAGACTCGCCGAGATGAACAGTCTGTCACGTGCGGGCTGTATTGGCTTCTCACAGGCCAAGCATCCGATCGTCGACACGCAGTTGCTGATGCGGGCCATGCAATACGCCGCCACCTTTGGCTACCACGTGCGTCTGTGGCCGCAGGACCAGTTTCTCGCGCGCGAAGGCGTCGCCCACGATGGCGAGGTCGCATCCCGGCTAGGACTGACCGGCATTCCGGTATCGGCTGAAACCGTCGCCATCTCCACGGCACTGCAACTAGCAGAACAAACCGGTGTTCGCCTGCACCTTTCGCGGCTGTCGTCGGCTGCCGGCGTGGCCCTGATCCAGGCCGCGAAACGTAACGGTATGCAGGTTTCCTGCGATGTCTCGATCCATCACCTGCATCTGTCGGAAATGGACATCGGTTACTTCGACAGCAATGCACGCTTCGACCCGCCACTACGTGCGTCAAGCGACCGTGACGCGCTGCGCGTCGCCGTCAGGGATGGACTGGCGGCAATCTGTTCGGATCACACACCGATCGACGCAGATGGCAAGCAACTGCCCTTTGCCGAAGCATTGCCCGGGGCCACCGGACTTGAACTGTTGCTGCCCCTGACCCTGCGCTGGGCGAAACATGCAAAGCTGCCGCTGGTGCTGGCGCTGGCCCGCATCACCTGTGATCCTGCGGCCATTCTCGGCATCGAGGCCGGCTCACTGGCCATGGGCAGTGCCGCCGACATTTGCCTTTTCGACCCCGCAGAATCCTGGATCGTCACCCCGGAAGCACTGCGCAGCCAAGGGAAAAATACGCCCTTCCTAGGTTACGAGGTAAGCGGTCGAACACGCATGACGTTGGTTGGCGGGCGCATCGTTTTCGAGGCCTGA
- a CDS encoding IS1182 family transposase → MSHFIVTDRKTDYLLPPSLDDWLNEDHLARFIVEVIDSLDLSKLTRQYAGRGSKAYHPATLLAILVYGYATGIFSSRRLEQATYDSVAFRYIAAGSHPDHDSLATFRRRFLEEMSDLFVQVLEMAREMKLLKLGNVCLDGTKIQANASRHRALSHGHIEKLEAQLKAEVQELFALAEQADQAEVPDGVSLPEEIKRREDRLVAMAAAKAKIAARAEERDQREKAQYDEKMARRKAKEEETGRKWGGRVPKAPEPGVRDSDQINLTDEESRIMPVAGGGFEQAYNAQAAVDPATLLVVAVGVTQAPNDKEQVEPMLATLQAQADGLGSVHGMIADTGFYSEKNIKACEAAGIVPLIAVARDEHHPDWRERHSEPAALPENATPVQAMSHRLKTRAGRALYALRKQTVEPVFGIIKSVMGFRQFSLRGWQKVTGEWTLVCLAWNLKRMAKLRPQ, encoded by the coding sequence ATGTCCCATTTCATCGTCACCGATCGCAAGACCGACTACCTGCTGCCGCCGTCACTCGACGATTGGTTGAACGAGGATCATTTGGCGCGATTCATTGTGGAGGTGATCGACTCGCTTGATTTGTCGAAGCTGACGCGGCAGTACGCTGGACGGGGATCGAAGGCGTACCATCCGGCGACGCTGCTGGCCATTCTGGTCTATGGCTACGCGACGGGTATTTTCTCCAGCCGCAGGCTGGAGCAGGCGACCTACGATTCGGTCGCCTTTCGCTACATTGCCGCCGGCAGCCATCCCGATCACGACAGCCTGGCGACGTTCCGCCGGCGTTTTCTGGAGGAAATGAGCGACTTGTTCGTGCAGGTTCTGGAGATGGCCCGGGAGATGAAGCTGCTGAAACTGGGCAATGTCTGTCTTGACGGCACGAAGATTCAGGCCAACGCCTCCCGCCACCGTGCGCTTTCGCACGGCCACATCGAAAAGCTGGAAGCGCAACTCAAGGCGGAGGTGCAGGAACTGTTCGCGCTGGCCGAACAGGCGGATCAGGCGGAGGTTCCGGACGGCGTCAGCCTGCCGGAAGAAATCAAGCGCCGCGAAGATCGGCTGGTGGCGATGGCGGCGGCCAAGGCGAAGATTGCGGCGCGGGCCGAGGAGCGCGATCAGCGAGAGAAGGCGCAGTACGACGAGAAGATGGCGCGGCGCAAGGCGAAAGAAGAAGAGACCGGCAGGAAGTGGGGGGGCAGAGTGCCCAAAGCCCCCGAGCCCGGCGTACGGGACAGTGACCAGATCAATCTGACCGACGAAGAATCGCGCATCATGCCGGTGGCCGGTGGCGGCTTCGAGCAGGCGTACAACGCCCAGGCGGCGGTTGATCCCGCGACCCTGCTGGTGGTGGCGGTCGGCGTGACGCAAGCCCCCAACGACAAGGAGCAGGTCGAGCCGATGCTGGCGACGCTCCAGGCGCAGGCCGATGGGCTGGGTTCCGTGCACGGGATGATCGCCGACACGGGCTTCTACAGCGAGAAGAACATCAAGGCGTGCGAGGCGGCCGGCATCGTCCCCTTGATCGCGGTGGCGCGCGACGAGCACCATCCTGACTGGCGGGAGCGGCATAGCGAACCGGCCGCGCTACCGGAGAATGCGACACCCGTGCAGGCCATGTCGCATCGTTTGAAGACCAGAGCGGGGCGAGCGCTCTATGCGTTGCGCAAGCAGACCGTCGAGCCGGTCTTCGGCATCATCAAGTCGGTCATGGGCTTTCGCCAGTTTTCCTTGCGGGGTTGGCAGAAGGTCACCGGGGAATGGACGCTGGTCTGCCTGGCGTGGAATTTGAAGCGCATGGCCAAGTTGCGCCCGCAGTAG
- a CDS encoding YggS family pyridoxal phosphate-dependent enzyme: MTILSAKLQAVRVRIASAAGQCGRSDDTIQLLAVSKTCPAAQIRELAAAGQRAFGESYVQEGVAKIIELRVLELEWHFIGALQANKTRMVAEAFDWVHSVDRLEIAQRLSDQRPASLPPLSICLQVNVSGEASKGGVPLTAAPALAHALAVLPKLRLRGLMAIPAPHHDCLEQRRPFRLLRELSEQLQADGLCLDTLSMGMSDDLEAAIAEGSTLVRVGTAIFGERHRA; encoded by the coding sequence ATGACCATACTTTCCGCCAAGCTGCAAGCCGTTCGCGTGCGAATCGCCAGCGCCGCTGGGCAGTGCGGCCGTTCTGACGATACGATCCAGCTGCTCGCGGTTAGCAAGACCTGCCCTGCTGCCCAGATACGCGAGCTGGCAGCCGCTGGCCAGCGGGCTTTTGGCGAAAGCTATGTGCAGGAAGGCGTGGCGAAGATCATCGAACTGCGTGTGCTGGAACTTGAATGGCATTTCATCGGTGCGCTGCAGGCCAACAAGACGCGCATGGTGGCCGAAGCCTTTGACTGGGTGCATTCGGTTGACCGTCTGGAGATCGCGCAACGCCTTTCGGATCAGCGTCCGGCGTCGCTGCCTCCCTTGTCGATCTGCCTGCAGGTCAATGTCAGTGGCGAGGCATCGAAGGGCGGTGTCCCGCTGACCGCTGCGCCGGCACTGGCGCATGCGTTGGCGGTGCTGCCGAAACTTCGTCTGCGTGGTCTAATGGCCATTCCGGCGCCGCACCATGACTGCCTCGAGCAGCGTCGCCCATTCCGTCTCCTGCGGGAACTTTCTGAACAATTACAGGCAGATGGCCTGTGCCTTGATACACTTTCGATGGGCATGTCGGATGACCTTGAAGCGGCCATTGCCGAAGGGTCGACGCTGGTGCGTGTTGGCACCGCAATTTTTGGTGAGAGACACAGAGCATGA
- a CDS encoding type IV pilus twitching motility protein PilT — translation MDITELLAFSVKNKASDLHLSSGLPPIIRVNGDVRRINLPAMEHKDVHAMVYDIMSDVQRKQYEDTRECDFSFEIPNLARFRVNAFIQNRGAAAVFRTIPSKVLTLEDLNCPKIFKDIADYPRGIVLVTGPTGSGKSTTLAAMINHVNETAYSHILTVEDPIEFVHQPKKCLINQREVGPHTLSFQNALRSALREDPDVILVGEMRDLETIRLALTGAETGHLVFATLHTSSAAKTIDRIIDVFPAAEKEMVRSMLSESLRAVISQSLLKTKDGQGRVAAHEILIGTPAIRNLIRENKVAQMYSVLQTGQQYGMQTLDQCLSELVKRNIVSMIEARNKAANKDNFMGM, via the coding sequence ATGGACATCACCGAACTGCTGGCCTTCAGCGTCAAGAACAAGGCTTCCGACCTCCACCTGTCGTCCGGCCTGCCGCCGATCATCCGGGTGAACGGCGATGTACGGCGAATCAACCTGCCCGCCATGGAGCACAAGGACGTGCATGCGATGGTGTACGACATCATGAGCGACGTTCAGCGCAAACAGTACGAAGACACCCGTGAATGCGACTTCTCGTTCGAGATTCCCAACCTGGCGCGTTTTCGCGTCAACGCCTTCATCCAGAATCGCGGTGCTGCTGCTGTCTTTCGGACCATTCCGTCGAAGGTGCTGACGCTTGAGGACCTTAATTGTCCAAAGATTTTCAAGGACATTGCGGACTATCCACGCGGCATCGTACTGGTCACCGGACCGACCGGTTCAGGCAAGTCGACCACGCTGGCGGCAATGATCAATCACGTCAATGAAACAGCTTATAGCCACATTCTCACCGTCGAAGATCCGATCGAGTTTGTTCACCAGCCCAAAAAATGCCTGATCAACCAACGCGAAGTCGGTCCACATACCCTATCCTTCCAGAACGCCCTGCGCTCCGCTCTGCGTGAAGACCCGGACGTGATTCTGGTCGGCGAGATGCGCGATCTCGAAACCATCCGTCTGGCGCTCACCGGTGCGGAAACCGGCCACCTGGTTTTTGCCACCCTGCATACCTCGAGCGCCGCCAAGACCATCGACCGGATCATCGACGTGTTCCCGGCCGCTGAAAAGGAAATGGTCCGATCCATGCTTTCCGAATCGCTGCGGGCAGTGATTTCCCAGTCTCTGCTCAAGACCAAGGACGGTCAGGGGCGGGTTGCGGCACACGAGATCCTGATCGGCACCCCGGCTATTCGTAATCTCATCCGCGAAAACAAGGTTGCCCAGATGTATTCCGTTCTGCAGACAGGACAGCAGTATGGCATGCAAACCCTTGACCAATGTCTGTCCGAACTCGTCAAACGGAATATCGTTTCAATGATCGAGGCTCGCAACAAGGCGGCCAACAAAGACAACTTCATGGGCATGTAA
- a CDS encoding Lrp/AsnC family transcriptional regulator, producing the protein MSAQDAAILDAIDRCLVIATQNGLPLVARPYHQLAEAIGIAPEEVMARLTRLLESGVIRRIGAVPNHYAIGYTANGMSVWDVPDERIDELGVRVGGLDFVTHCYHRPRRLPEWPYNLFAMVHGGSRTEVLTKVMAIAEIIGTDYRSHDVLFSTAILKKTGMRMAVRRDD; encoded by the coding sequence ATGAGCGCTCAGGACGCCGCCATTCTCGATGCGATTGATCGCTGCCTCGTCATTGCTACCCAGAACGGTCTGCCGCTGGTCGCACGGCCATATCACCAGCTCGCCGAAGCGATCGGCATCGCCCCCGAGGAAGTGATGGCGCGCCTGACCCGCCTGCTCGAGAGCGGCGTCATACGCCGCATCGGCGCGGTGCCCAACCACTACGCGATCGGCTATACCGCCAACGGCATGAGCGTCTGGGATGTGCCGGATGAGCGTATCGACGAACTCGGCGTACGCGTCGGCGGGCTCGATTTCGTGACCCACTGCTACCACCGGCCACGCCGTCTTCCCGAATGGCCATACAACCTGTTTGCCATGGTGCATGGCGGTTCACGCACCGAGGTTCTGACCAAGGTAATGGCCATCGCCGAAATCATCGGAACGGATTATCGTTCGCATGATGTGCTCTTTTCGACCGCCATTCTCAAGAAGACCGGCATGAGAATGGCGGTCAGGCGAGATGACTGA
- a CDS encoding YggU family protein, translating into MVDWLREVDGVIMLAVHVQPGAKRSEVAGLHGDALKIRLAAPAIDGRANAALLAFVAQRLGLAKSAVELKSGQTTRRKVLWVLGARADMVVRCLLGP; encoded by the coding sequence GTGGTCGACTGGCTACGCGAAGTCGATGGCGTGATCATGCTGGCCGTTCATGTCCAGCCCGGCGCGAAGCGCAGCGAAGTCGCCGGCCTGCACGGCGATGCGCTGAAGATCCGCCTCGCTGCACCCGCGATTGACGGTCGGGCGAACGCTGCGCTGCTGGCCTTTGTCGCGCAGCGCTTGGGTCTGGCCAAGTCGGCAGTCGAACTGAAAAGTGGCCAGACCACGCGGCGCAAGGTGCTCTGGGTGCTGGGTGCGCGTGCCGATATGGTGGTACGCTGCCTGCTCGGGCCGTGA
- a CDS encoding YggT family protein produces the protein MITQAGLFLLETLTGFLTFALLLRFYMQACRVSFNNQIGTFVVELTNWLVRPLRKILPGWYGLDLASFLPAYLLQVIFAGALILLHVGSERLAPEILLPLLLWRGLLATLRFSIYLLIGALLVQAVLSWVSPYSPLSLPVSQLTRPVLRPIQRFVPPIGAIDLSPLVAIVLAQLLLIFL, from the coding sequence ATGATCACGCAGGCCGGATTGTTCTTGCTCGAAACGCTGACCGGTTTCCTGACCTTTGCGCTGCTGCTACGTTTCTACATGCAGGCTTGCCGCGTTTCCTTCAACAATCAGATCGGCACGTTCGTCGTCGAGTTGACCAACTGGCTGGTCAGGCCCTTGCGCAAGATTCTGCCGGGCTGGTATGGCCTGGATCTGGCGAGTTTCCTGCCGGCCTATCTGCTGCAGGTGATTTTTGCCGGCGCGCTGATCCTGCTGCATGTCGGCAGTGAACGCCTGGCGCCGGAGATTCTGCTGCCGCTGCTGCTCTGGCGAGGCCTGCTGGCGACCTTGCGTTTCAGCATCTACCTGCTGATTGGCGCGCTGCTGGTGCAAGCCGTCCTGTCATGGGTCAGTCCGTACTCGCCTCTGAGCCTGCCGGTATCGCAACTGACGCGCCCCGTCCTGCGTCCAATCCAGCGTTTCGTACCACCCATTGGCGCCATCGACCTGTCACCACTGGTGGCCATTGTCCTCGCGCAGTTGCTGCTGATCTTTCTGTAA
- a CDS encoding pyrroline-5-carboxylate reductase, protein MRITFLGGGNMANAMIGGLVKTGFSASDIAVIELGAQGRAKLRLAYGVRCYEAVSAVALDCDALMLSVKPQQMREACTPLLKYLKQQLVISIAAGLRLADVSRWLGGYGKIVRAMPNTPALVGAGITGLCALPAVSMAERLGAERILQAVGSTLWIADEYHMDAVTAISGSGPAYVFLFIEALQQAASELGLSPAQARQLSIDTVLGAAKLAAQSDETACVLRERVTSKGGTTEAALRTMAERGVKEGFVAGVLAANLRGRELGELLGKDS, encoded by the coding sequence ATGAGAATCACTTTTCTGGGCGGTGGCAATATGGCCAACGCGATGATCGGTGGCCTGGTGAAAACCGGCTTTTCGGCAAGCGACATCGCCGTCATCGAATTGGGTGCGCAGGGGCGCGCCAAGCTGCGGCTGGCCTACGGGGTTCGGTGTTATGAGGCGGTCAGCGCCGTTGCGCTGGACTGTGACGCCCTCATGCTGTCGGTGAAACCACAACAGATGCGCGAAGCTTGTACGCCGCTACTCAAATATCTCAAGCAGCAACTAGTGATCAGTATCGCAGCCGGTCTGCGCCTGGCCGATGTTTCGCGATGGTTGGGGGGCTATGGCAAGATCGTACGCGCGATGCCCAACACGCCGGCGCTGGTTGGCGCCGGCATTACCGGACTGTGTGCGCTGCCCGCGGTGTCGATGGCCGAGCGGCTCGGTGCCGAGCGCATCCTGCAGGCGGTCGGCAGCACCTTGTGGATCGCCGATGAATATCACATGGACGCGGTGACCGCCATCTCCGGCAGTGGTCCGGCTTATGTGTTCCTGTTCATTGAAGCACTGCAGCAGGCGGCAAGCGAACTGGGCCTGTCGCCAGCGCAGGCTCGCCAGCTCTCGATCGATACCGTGCTCGGCGCTGCCAAGCTTGCCGCACAGTCGGATGAAACAGCATGTGTGCTGCGCGAGCGCGTGACTTCGAAAGGCGGGACCACCGAGGCGGCATTGCGCACCATGGCCGAGCGGGGCGTCAAGGAAGGTTTCGTCGCCGGCGTGCTGGCCGCCAACCTCCGCGGCCGTGAATTGGGCGAATTGCTGGGCAAGGATAGTTGA
- a CDS encoding Lrp/AsnC family transcriptional regulator, translating into MDKLDDAIDFRLLNDFQRDFPLCSAPFAELASRLGVAEGVVLRALEGLRRQGKIARVGAIFAPKRIGVSTLAAMAVPAAQLAAIAEVVNRFPEVNHNYEREHHYNLWFVATAGSEGRLQAALGAIEQVAGWPVLKLPLLEEYHIDLGFALDGQGESQGSMRVRSQAFTAPTPLDEFERRLVMALQEGLPLFIRPFSVLASRVGCEEREVLERIRRWCAEGIIKRFGVVVRHHELGYTANAMLVHDIPDASVSAIGERLACESGVNLCYRRPRVLPSWRYNLFCMIHGQARAEVEARIAELRARLQLTDYAHAVLFSLTRFKQRGARYA; encoded by the coding sequence ATGGATAAACTTGACGACGCGATCGATTTTCGCCTCCTCAATGACTTTCAGCGGGATTTTCCGCTCTGTTCTGCTCCCTTTGCCGAGCTGGCATCGCGGCTGGGAGTTGCCGAGGGAGTGGTATTACGGGCCCTGGAAGGGCTGCGTCGCCAAGGCAAGATCGCGCGCGTCGGCGCCATTTTTGCCCCGAAACGCATCGGTGTCAGTACGTTGGCCGCGATGGCGGTACCTGCGGCCCAACTGGCTGCGATTGCCGAAGTGGTCAATCGCTTTCCCGAAGTCAATCACAATTATGAGCGTGAACACCACTACAATCTCTGGTTCGTCGCCACTGCGGGGTCGGAAGGGCGCTTGCAGGCGGCCCTAGGCGCGATCGAACAGGTGGCCGGCTGGCCGGTGCTGAAGCTGCCGTTGCTCGAGGAATATCACATCGACCTCGGTTTTGCGCTTGACGGACAGGGAGAGAGCCAGGGCAGCATGCGCGTGCGCAGTCAGGCCTTCACTGCACCGACGCCGCTCGACGAATTCGAACGTCGTCTGGTGATGGCCCTGCAGGAAGGCCTGCCGCTGTTCATTCGGCCGTTCTCGGTACTGGCCAGCCGGGTCGGCTGCGAAGAGAGAGAGGTGCTCGAACGCATCCGTCGCTGGTGCGCAGAGGGCATCATCAAGCGCTTCGGGGTGGTCGTCAGGCATCACGAACTCGGCTATACAGCCAATGCGATGCTGGTGCACGACATTCCCGATGCCAGCGTCAGCGCCATCGGCGAGCGCCTGGCGTGCGAATCCGGGGTGAATCTCTGTTATCGGCGCCCGCGCGTGCTGCCAAGCTGGCGCTACAACCTGTTCTGCATGATCCACGGCCAGGCACGGGCGGAAGTCGAGGCCCGCATCGCCGAGCTGCGCGCACGCCTGCAGTTGACCGATTACGCGCACGCGGTGCTGTTCTCGCTGACCCGCTTCAAACAGCGCGGTGCCCGTTATGCGTGA
- a CDS encoding AsnC family transcriptional regulator — protein MREAARIDATDRAIIDGLQGGFPICEHPYAEVAGRFGISETELLERLQRMLATRVLTRFGPLFQIERMGGAFVLAAMRVPDADWLRILEIVNAFPEVAHNYRRESDRNCEFNMWFVLATETVDGIDAVVSRIGEACGLPVFPFPKLQEYFVEMKLAVRS, from the coding sequence ATGCGTGAAGCGGCGCGCATCGATGCGACCGATCGCGCGATCATCGACGGCCTGCAGGGCGGGTTCCCGATCTGCGAACACCCCTACGCCGAAGTGGCCGGCAGGTTTGGCATCAGCGAAACGGAACTTCTCGAACGTCTGCAGCGGATGCTTGCAACACGCGTGCTGACCCGCTTCGGCCCGCTGTTCCAGATCGAGCGCATGGGCGGCGCCTTCGTCCTGGCGGCGATGCGCGTTCCCGACGCGGACTGGCTGCGCATCCTCGAAATCGTCAATGCATTTCCCGAGGTGGCGCACAACTACCGCCGGGAAAGCGACCGCAACTGTGAGTTCAACATGTGGTTCGTACTCGCCACCGAGACCGTCGACGGCATCGACGCCGTGGTAAGCCGGATCGGGGAAGCCTGCGGCCTACCGGTCTTTCCCTTTCCTAAGCTGCAGGAATACTTCGTCGAAATGAAGCTGGCAGTGCGCTCATGA
- a CDS encoding aspartate carbamoyltransferase catalytic subunit, with amino-acid sequence MRNPQLNANGELTHLLSTEGLPREVINHILDTASSFLKVSHRDVKKVPLLRGKSVFNVFFENSTRTRTTFEIAAKRLSADVINLDVTRSSTAKGETLLDTVDNLVAMHADMFVVRHAASGAPHLIADHLRRLGRKDVHVVNAGDGRHAHPTQGLLDMYTIRHYKQDFNNLVVAIVGDILHSRVARSDIHALTTLGAAEVRAVGPQTLLPTAMDKMGLRVCHDLRTGLRDCDVVIMLRLQNERMNGALLPSGREYFHCYGLTPAMLALAKPDAIVMHPGPMNRGVEIDSDVADGPQAVILPQVTFGIAVRMAVMGILAGN; translated from the coding sequence ATGCGTAATCCACAACTCAACGCCAATGGCGAGTTGACGCATCTGTTGTCAACCGAGGGCCTGCCTCGCGAGGTGATCAATCACATTCTCGACACCGCATCGAGTTTTCTCAAGGTCTCGCACCGCGACGTCAAGAAGGTTCCCTTGCTGCGCGGCAAGAGTGTCTTCAATGTGTTCTTCGAGAATTCGACGCGCACGCGCACCACTTTCGAAATTGCCGCCAAACGCCTATCCGCCGACGTCATCAACCTCGACGTAACGCGCTCCTCGACCGCCAAGGGCGAAACCTTGCTCGACACGGTGGACAACCTGGTGGCCATGCACGCCGACATGTTCGTTGTCCGACACGCCGCCAGTGGGGCCCCACACCTGATCGCCGACCACCTGCGCCGCCTCGGGCGAAAAGACGTGCATGTGGTCAATGCCGGCGACGGGCGCCACGCCCACCCGACGCAGGGGTTGCTCGACATGTACACCATCCGTCACTACAAGCAGGATTTCAACAACCTGGTGGTGGCCATTGTCGGCGACATCCTGCATTCCCGTGTAGCGCGTTCGGATATCCACGCGCTGACCACGCTCGGTGCTGCCGAAGTGCGCGCCGTCGGCCCGCAAACCCTGTTGCCAACGGCCATGGACAAGATGGGACTGCGGGTCTGCCATGACCTGCGAACAGGACTCCGCGATTGCGATGTGGTGATTATGCTCCGCCTGCAGAACGAACGCATGAATGGTGCGCTACTGCCGTCGGGGCGCGAATACTTCCATTGCTATGGGCTGACGCCGGCGATGCTGGCGCTGGCCAAACCCGATGCCATCGTGATGCATCCGGGGCCCATGAATCGTGGCGTCGAAATTGACTCCGATGTCGCCGATGGCCCACAGGCAGTGATCCTGCCGCAGGTTACCTTCGGTATAGCGGTGCGCATGGCGGTCATGGGCATTCTGGCGGGAAACTGA
- a CDS encoding PilT/PilU family type 4a pilus ATPase: MEHDQALKFMHELLRLMAQKNGSDLFITANYPPAIKIDGKVVPVSNQPLLPQHSAELARSIMNDRQASEFEATKECNFAISPAGIGRFRVNALVQQGRVAVICRTINLNVPTLEELGLPLVLKDIAMTLRGLVIFVGGTGTGKTTSLAALVDHRNRHSQGHIITIEDPIEFVHEHKKCIVTQREIGVDTDSWEVALKNTLRQAPNVIMMGEIRDRATMDYAIAFAETGHLCLATLHANSTNQAIDRIINFFPEERRHQLLMDLSLNLRALVSQRLLAKKDGKGRAPAIEILLNSPLISDLIFKGQVHEIKEAMKRSRELGMQTFDQALFDLYEAGQISYADALRNADSLNDLRLQIKLHGKESKDRDLTAGIGHLDIV; this comes from the coding sequence ATGGAACACGACCAGGCACTGAAATTCATGCACGAGCTGTTGCGCCTGATGGCCCAGAAGAACGGCTCCGACCTCTTTATCACGGCCAATTATCCTCCGGCGATCAAGATCGATGGCAAGGTGGTGCCGGTATCCAACCAGCCACTGTTGCCGCAGCACTCTGCAGAACTCGCGCGTTCGATCATGAACGACCGGCAGGCTTCCGAATTTGAGGCGACCAAGGAATGCAACTTCGCCATATCGCCTGCCGGAATCGGCCGCTTTCGCGTCAATGCGCTGGTGCAACAGGGGCGTGTCGCGGTGATCTGCCGCACCATCAACCTGAACGTTCCGACTCTCGAGGAACTCGGTCTGCCGCTGGTGCTGAAGGATATCGCGATGACCTTGCGCGGCCTGGTCATCTTTGTCGGTGGCACTGGAACCGGCAAGACCACCTCTCTGGCAGCACTCGTCGATCACCGCAACCGCCATAGCCAGGGCCACATCATTACCATCGAAGACCCGATCGAGTTCGTTCACGAGCACAAGAAGTGCATCGTCACCCAACGCGAGATCGGCGTCGATACGGACAGTTGGGAAGTCGCGCTGAAGAACACCCTGCGGCAAGCACCGAACGTGATCATGATGGGGGAAATACGGGATCGCGCGACCATGGACTACGCCATCGCCTTTGCCGAAACCGGACACCTTTGCCTCGCCACGCTGCACGCCAACAGTACCAACCAGGCAATCGACCGGATCATCAACTTCTTCCCCGAGGAACGCCGCCACCAACTGCTGATGGACCTTTCGCTCAACCTGCGTGCTCTCGTCTCGCAGCGCCTGCTGGCCAAGAAGGACGGCAAGGGACGCGCCCCGGCGATCGAGATCTTGCTCAATTCTCCACTGATTTCCGACCTGATCTTCAAGGGCCAGGTGCACGAAATCAAGGAGGCGATGAAAAGATCTCGAGAACTCGGCATGCAGACCTTCGATCAGGCCCTGTTCGACCTCTACGAGGCCGGTCAGATCAGCTACGCCGACGCACTGCGTAATGCCGACTCTCTCAACGACCTGCGCCTGCAGATCAAGCTGCATGGCAAGGAATCGAAAGACCGGGATCTGACGGCAGGCATCGGTCATCTGGACATCGTTTAG